From Pagrus major chromosome 9, Pma_NU_1.0, the proteins below share one genomic window:
- the c1ql2 gene encoding complement C1q-like protein 2, whose amino-acid sequence MVLALIIAIPLLVQTSKTDAHYEMMGTCRMICDPYNPKPSATALEVMQDLSAIPSPSFVQGTKGEPGRPGKPGPRGPPGEPGPPGPRGPPGDRGDTGRAGYPGVVGTARTETGAELGSAIGGAKIAFYVGLKNPHEGYEVLRFDDVVTNLGNHYDPTTGKFTCQVSGIYYFTYHVLMRGGDGTSMWADLCKNGQVRASAIAQDADQNYDYASNSVVLHLDSGDEIYVKLDGGKAHGGNNNKYSTFSGFLLYPD is encoded by the exons ATGGTTCTGGCTCTCATCATCGCGATCCCCCTGCTGGTCCAAACTTCCAAGACCGACGCGCACTACGAGATGATGGGCACCTGCCGGATGATCTGTGACCCGTACAACCCAAAACCGAGCGCCACGGCTCTGGAGGTCATGCAGGACCTGAGCGCCATCCCCTCTCCGAGCTTTGTGCAAGGGACTAAAGGCGAGCCGGGTCGGCCGGGGAAACCCGGGCCGAGGGGGCCGCCAGGCGAACCGGGACCACCTGGTCCGAGAGGACCGCCAGGAGACAGAGGGGACACCGGGAGGGCCGGGTATCCTGGTGTCGTGGGCACAGCACGGACTGAGACCGGAGCGGAGCTGGGCTCTGCTATCGGCGGGGCAAAGATCGCGTTTTATGTGGGTCTGAAAAACCCGCACGAGGGATACGAAGTGTTGAGGTTCGACGATGTCGTCACGAACCTCGGGAACCACTACGACCCGACTACCGGCAAGTTCACGTGCCAAGTGTCCGGGATTTACTACTTCACCTACCATGTGCTGATGCGCGGAGGAGACGGGACCAGCATGTGGGCCGACCTGTGCAAGAACGGACAG GTCCGAGCCAGCGCCATCGCGCAGGACGCAGACCAGAACTACGACTACGCCAGCAACAGCGTCGTCCTGCATCTGGACTCCGGGGACGAGATTTACGTCAAACTGGACGGCGGGAAAGCGCACGGCGGGAACAACAACAAGTACAGCACGTTTTCCGGTTTCCTTTTGTACCCGGACTAA
- the steap3 gene encoding metalloreductase STEAP3 codes for MQTDMKTPLLPSSAPDPSEPGGPGGPVISIIGSGDFSRSLSARLVACGFRVVVGSRAPRRVAGGLFPAGVELLTQREAVERAERLVFTAVYPEHYHTLVGLREQLEGKVLVDVSNATGLNRGGQANAERLAELFPQSSVVKGFNSVSAWALQAGAHDGSRQVLICSDCSDSKSTVLQLACRLGFSPVDLGGLCASRDIEEAPLILFPSWGGPVLTTFLLFLFFYGYLFLRNILLPYLDEGRNNFYELPLVTVNETLPAVSLVTLALVYLPGLLAAVFQLGRGTKYKRFPDWLDRWLCRRKELGLLSFLCAVLHAVYSMCLTLRRAAGYNLLNAAYRQVKAGVEHSWSEQMVWRSDLYLSCGILGFGVLTLLAITSLPSVGNALNWREFTFVQSGLGYAALTLSIMHALFFGWDFAFFPGAYPYYLPPVYLLALVLPCVVLLGRTFLALPCLMFRLAKIRRGWESPRHRPPNNQEPPEEDPPRHPGDV; via the exons ATGCAGACCGACATGAAGACCCCCTTGTTGCCCAGTTCTGCCCCTGACCCGTCAGAGCCCGGCGGTCCTGGAGGCCCTGTGATCTCCATCATCGGCTCTGGAGACTTCTCCCGCTCCCTCTCCGCCCGGCTGGTGGCCTGTGGGTTCAGGGTGGTGGTGGGCAGCAGAGCCCCTCGCCGTGTAGCCGGGGGTCTGTTTCCCGCCGGGGTGGAGCTGCTGACGCAGAGGGAGGCGGTGGAGAGGGCGGAGAGGCTGGTGTTCACTGCCGTCTACCCAGAGCACTATCACACCCTGGTGGGGCTGAGGGAGCAGCTGGAGGGCAAGGTGCTGGTGGACGTCAGCAACGCCACCGGGCTGAACAGAGGAGGGCAGGCCAACGCCGAGAGGCTGGCCGAGCTGTTCCCACAGAGCAGCGTGGTGAAGGGCTTCAACTCGGTGTCTGCGTGGGCGCTGCAGGCTGGAGCTCACGATGGAAGCAGGCAG GTGCTGATCTGCAGCGACTGCTCCGACTCTAAGTCCACGGTGCTGCAGCTGGCCTGTCGTCTGGGCTTCAGCCCCGTGGATCTGGGCGGTCTGTGTGCCTCCAGAGACATCGAGGAGGCCCCGCTCATCCTCTTCCCCTCCTGGGGAGGCCCCGTCTTAaccaccttcctcctcttcctcttcttctatGGTTACCTCTTCCTGAGGAACATCCTGCTGCCGTACCTCGACGAAGGAAGGAACAACTTCTACGAACTGCCACTGGTGACGGTCAACGAGACGCTGCCCGCCGTCTCCCTGGTGACGCTGGCTCTGGTCTACCTGCCAG GTCTGCTGGCAGCGGTCTTCCAGCTCGGCCGAGGAACCAAATATAAGCGGTTTCCTGATTGGCTGGACCGCTGGTTGTGCAGAAGGAAGGAGCTGGGCCTGCTGAGCTTCCTGTGTGCGGTGCTTCATGcggtgtacagtatgtgtctgACACTGAGGAGAGCTGCAGGATACAACCTGCTGAACGCAGCCTACCGACAG GTGAAGGCCGGTGTTGAGCACTCGTGGTCGGAGCAGATGGTGTGGAGGTCAGATCTCTACCTCTCCTGTGGGATTCTGGGATTTGGAGTCCTCACTCTGCTGGCGATCACCTCACTGCCCTCTGTGGGAAACGCTCTCAACTGGAGGGAGTTTACATTTGTTCAG tccGGACTCGGTTACGCTGCCTTGACTCTCTCCATCATGCACGCTCTCTTCTTCGGCTGGGACTTTGCCTTCTTCCCCGGGGCCTACCCTTACTACCTCCCCCCGGTGTACCTGCTGGCCCTCGTCCTGCCCTGCGTCGTCCTGCTCGGACGGACCTTCTTAGCTCTGCCGTGCCTCATGTTCAGACTGGCAAAGATCCGCCGGGGCTGGGAGAGCCCGAGACACCGGCCCCCGAACAACCAGGAGCCACCTGAAGAGGATCCTCCTCGACACCCTGGTGATGTTTAA